One Fusobacterium russii ATCC 25533 genomic region harbors:
- a CDS encoding class I SAM-dependent methyltransferase: protein MKVNLQGVAETLLIPYYARVYGSRFYKNKFYDKYALEVFEKIDYDFSKFEKGKMSIWGCLSRSKILDREAKKIIDQYPNITCISIGCGFDTRFNRIDNGEINWYGIDFPEVIDLRNRIFLNKKREKYLGANALEESWAEQIKEEKEVLIILEGILMYFKEEEIKNLFKILKKYFPNAIILAEFSRPGLIKYQKKHDTLSKVSATLYWGISKSKDIEKIAPEVKFIEEWNLTKGMIAFSPFFMILIYPIIYKVNNTIVKLKIK from the coding sequence ATGAAGGTAAATTTGCAAGGAGTCGCAGAAACTTTATTAATTCCTTATTATGCGAGAGTTTATGGAAGTAGATTTTACAAGAATAAATTTTATGATAAATATGCTCTTGAAGTTTTTGAGAAAATTGATTATGATTTTTCTAAATTTGAAAAAGGTAAAATGAGTATATGGGGTTGCTTAAGCAGAAGTAAAATTTTAGATAGAGAGGCTAAAAAGATTATAGATCAGTATCCTAATATAACTTGTATATCTATTGGATGTGGCTTTGATACAAGATTTAATAGAATTGACAATGGAGAGATAAATTGGTATGGTATAGATTTTCCGGAAGTTATAGATTTAAGAAATAGAATATTTTTAAACAAGAAAAGAGAAAAATACTTAGGAGCTAATGCATTAGAAGAAAGTTGGGCAGAGCAAATAAAGGAAGAAAAAGAAGTCTTGATAATTTTAGAAGGCATTTTAATGTATTTCAAAGAGGAAGAAATAAAAAATTTATTTAAAATTTTAAAAAAATATTTCCCTAATGCTATAATACTTGCCGAATTTTCAAGACCGGGATTAATTAAATATCAAAAAAAACATGACACTCTTTCAAAAGTTTCAGCTACTTTATACTGGGGAATCTCAAAATCAAAAGATATAGAAAAAATTGCACCAGAGGTTAAATTCATAGAGGAATGGAATTTAACAAAAGGTATGATAGCTTTTTCACCCTTTTTTATGATTTTAATCTATCCTATAATTTATAAAGTAAATAACACTATTGTAAAATTAAAAATTAAATAA